One Coffea eugenioides isolate CCC68of chromosome 2, Ceug_1.0, whole genome shotgun sequence genomic window, GTTTCAATGGTAGCTATCCGAGCTGCATTAAACCTCCAACACGGTGGTGTGAGGGACTTCTACATATGTTCTCTTTCCTCCAGGTTTGTCTAGTCCATGATTGGTTATGGTTGTCTAATATTGACATTTGTCTTGCTCAAAAGCCTTACTGCTTCTGGGCTGTTGTGTAGGACGGTTGTCTACAAAGGTCAGTTGAAGCCTGCTCAGTTGAAAGAATACTACTATGCAGATCTTGGCAATGAAAGGTTTACGAGCTACATGGCCCTGGTAAATATTTTTTCCGTTCACTTGTTATTTTGTCTGCTGACTCCATACTTCACAACCAACAGCATTGGATCAACCAGTTAACTGAAGAGATGCAAGGTTGAGGAATGACTTCTGAGGCATTGAAGTATGAATGATCTCTTAAGTTCTTCCACACCCTTGATCAATATATGATTTTGGATGCCAGATTGGATACTTTGGGCGAGTTGGTAAGGAACCTAATTGTGAAGTAAATCATGTTTGCAGAACTTGGTGGCTTCCTCCCCTTGATCAGTTTTAGAGGATGAGTCCTCCATCTTAATGGTGTGAAGAAAATTGTGTTTGGTCAAGgtagtttagggttttcaagatgTTTTGCTGGCAATGACATCTACTAAATTTCCAAGTGCCCTGAACACAATTTCAATTTGATCTTGTGTAGGAAGACCACTTTTATGAATCATTTGAGAGGTATTATTGCTGATTATGTTGTTCAACTGAAACTTTCATGCAGATACACTCCAGGTTCTCAACAAATACATTTCCCAGTTGGGACCGTGCTCAGCCTATGCGTGTTTTGGGTCACAATGGGGAGATTAATACACTTCGAGGCAATGTGAACTGGTTAGTCAATTATTAACGTATATGAGCCGCTCATTATCTTCTGAATCTTTTTTTTGGCTAAATTCTTATGGAGAGAGCTCCATGTTAAATCCTTTATTGTGGAAATCGAAAATAAGCTTGGCCCTTGGTTGATTTTGCCCTCTTATCTGCTTTACGCTTCTTTGTCAGGCCAATACGTCTGCCATTGAATGATACACCTTTTCAGCTTTGTCAAGATGtaacaaaaaattttgtttcctttttttcttttgacatatcttgattattttgtaAAACCAAAAAAGTCTAGTTATCAAGTGCTGTAGCAAATTAGATGAGATTCCCTGATATAAAACACATATTTGGCTAAGCTGGTTTTAGTGTCAGTACAACCTAACTGTGTATGTTATGTTGTTGCATAGAGCAgtgaagtttttatttgtcTCTGCTGTTTGTTAGTCTCTAAATTGGACTCTTAGTGTAGGTATCCACTTCTTGGTAttataaaaaggaaaacttCCATTTGTACTGCAAGTCTGATGTTTGTTTTATTCCGggcatttaaattcattttttggcaTAGTATGGGAGCAATTTGCTGACTATTTAGTTTCCAGAAGATGTTCCATGGCTCATTTGGATTATTGTACCAAACAGATGAcctttttttaaccttttttaagggggggggggggggaagaggGGAGGGGGTTGCCGGTGGATTTTTGCATACTGGATCTAGTTTTGGCCCATTTACTTAGAAGTGACAGTGGATGtactttttctgttttctctttACCAGGATGAAAGCTCGTGAAGGTCTGCTAAAATGCAAGGAGCTGGGTCTTTCCAAGACTGAGATGAAGAAGCTCTTGCCTATAGTAGATGCTAGTTCATCTGATTCAGGTTTTAACTTTTTCCATTCCCAACATTCCTCTATGTGCCTGTACATATTCATGTTATATAGACCTGTAATTTCTTTAGATTGGTAAGCATCATATGTATCTTTCCCATGGAGATTTTGTGCACTTGGGAGTGCTAAATTGTGTACTTAACATGTCCATCCTAATTTTCCCATTTGGATTCTTATGTAACCGGTAGTCATTTCTCATGTTTCAGGAGCTTTTGATGGTGTACTTGAGCTTTTAGTTCGAGCCGGTAGAAGTCTTCCTGAGGCTATAATGATGATGATTCCTGAGGCCTGGCAGAATGACAAGAATATGGATCCTCAGCGAAAGGCCTTGTATGAGTATTTCTCAGCCCTTATGGAACCATGGGATGGGCCTGCACTCATATCGTGTACGTGTTAAGAAGGATCCGAATTTTGGACTTGATGTAGTTAAATAGGATTATATTCTTTGCCCTTACATCAAGTTTCTTGCAGTTACTGATGGTCGCTACCTTGGAGCAACACTGGATCGGAATGGGTTGCGTCCTGGTCGCTTTTATCTCACTCACAGTGGCCGGGTGATTATGGCTAGTGAAGTTGGAGTGGTAGATATCCCACCTGAAGATGTATCTAGGAAAGGAAGACTTAATCCAGGCATGATGCTTCTGGTAGATTTTGAGAAGCATGTTGTTGTAGATGATGAGGCATTGAAGCAGCAGTATTCGCTTGCAAGGCCTTATGGGGAGTGGCTGAAGAGGCAAAAGATAGAACTAAAAGACATAGTAGAATCTGTTCATGAATCTCAAAGGGTCTCTCCAGCTATAGCAGGAGTTGTGCCTGTGAGAATCCTTTGCTGTTGCTGACAttattttcaagaatttcattaCCAACTTCTTGTTTTATGATTCTGGTTTATGTTTTGCAACTTTTAGGCATCAAAAGATGATGATAGCATGGAAAACATGGGCATTCATGGGTTATTGGCACCTTTGAAGGCTTTTGGGTATGCATCTATCTTTGTCATGCAGATGCTTGGACTAGGCTAGGCCTTTCCATTTCTGTGGGCTTTGGatttaatttcatgttttgtttgCAGTTATACCGTTGAAGCTCTGGAGATGCTACTACTTCCAATGGCAAAAGATGGTATTGAGGCGCTTGGTTCAATGGGAAATGATGCTCCCTTGGCGGTGATGTCTAATCGAGAGAAACTCACCTTTGAATACTTCAAGCAGATGTTTGCTCAAGTTACAAACCCGCCTATTGATCCCATCAGGGAGAAGATTGTTACTTCCATGGAATGCATGATAGGTCCAGAAGGTGATCTGACAGAAACCACAGAAGAACAATGTCACCGCCTCTCGCTGAAAGGGCCTTTGTTGTCCATTGAAGAAATGGAAGCAATCAAGAAGATGGACTACAGAGGCTGGCGCAGCAAGGTCATAGATATCACCTATTCTGTTGGCCATGGTAGGAAGGGCTTGGAGGAGACCCTAGACCGGATATGCTCAGAAGCACATGATGCAATTAAAGAGGGTTATACAGCACTTGTACTTTCCGACAGAGGTACCACCAGTTTCTACTCCTTCCTCCATCTCACTTCATATTGTTATTTGGTGGTAAAAATCCACTAATTTTTCATTCTGTGATCTTTGTAGCCTTCTCACCAAAGCGTGTTGCTGTAAGCTCTTTATTGGCTGTCGGAGCTGTTCATCATCATCTGGTGAAAAGGCTTGAGAGAACACGAGTTGCACTGATTGTTGAATCCGCTGAGCCTCGTGAAGTGCATCACTTCTGTACTCTGGTGGGATTTGGTGCAGATGCAACCTGCCCTTATTTAGCTATAGAGGCAATTTGGAGACTACAGGTAGATGGGAAGATTCCACCCAAGCCAACTGGTCAGTTCCATTCCAAGGATGAGCTCGTTAAAAAATACTTCAATGCAAGTAACTATGGCATGATGAAGGTTCTTGCTAAAATGGGAATATCAACTTTGGCATCTTACAAGGGTGCCCAAATATTTGAGGCAGTTGGCCTTTCATCTGAAGTCATGGAGAGGTGCTTTACTGGGACTCCAAGCAGGGTTGAAGGTGCAACTTTTGAAGCACTTGCAAATGATGCTCTTGAGTTGCATGAGCTGGCATTTCCATCAAGGGTCTTACCTGCTGGCAGCGCTGAGGCTGTAGCCCTCCCTAATCCTGGTGATTATCACTGGAGGAAAGGTGGTGAAATTCACCTGAATGATCCTCTTGCTATAGCAAAGCTTCAGGAAGCTGCCAGATCTAATAGTGTGGCTGCTTACAAGGAATATTCGAGACGGATACAAGAATTGAACAAGAGCTGCAATTTGAGGGGGCTTTTGAAATTTAAAGACGAAGTGATGGGGGTTCCTTTGGAAGAAGTTGAACCAGCCAGTGAGATTGTAAAACGATTTTGTACCGGAGCAATGAGTTATGGATCAATATCACTGGAAGCACACTCAACCCTTGCTATTGCTATGAACAAAATTGGGGGAAAGTCAAACACAGGTACGTAGCTGATGCTTCTCTGAACATtgcaactctctctctctctctctctccatctCTGTGAAGGCACTGAAGTTGGTGTGATCTAAATGAAAGTTTAACGAGGGATGAGTGTCTTTTTACAAAAACATTTTAATGCATACATAACTTTCCTTTTTTTGGGGGGGACAGGTGAGGGGGGTGAGCAACCATCTCGCATGGATCCTCTGCCAGATGGTTCAATGAATCCAAAGAGGAGTGCAATTAAGCAGGTTGCAAGTGGAAGATTTGGTGTTTCAAGTTATTACCTCACAAATGCTGATGAGTTGCAAATAAAAATGGCTCAGGTACAGCTCCATCCATTTCAAGAAATGTCATGCGATGCTGTCCAACTGTTCATGTTCTTTTATACCTTTTGTTCCCTGTGCCCCCACAGTGCATAGGCTCTTGTTCTTTATGAATTTATGTTCATAGGCAGATGATGCCCTATCTTCAAAGCACCTGTTGGTGTTTTTGCATCTTTTAATTGATATCTGCATTTGGATGTGGTGAGAGTAAAAGTGATCTAAAACATGCTTAATTCTGAAAAGACAGGTTTATAATCAATGTTTGGTTTCCTTGATTGCAGGGAGCAAAGCCGGGAGAAGGTGGCGAACTTCCTGGTCACAAGGTTATTGGTGACATTGCCGTGACTAGAAACTCTACTGCTGGAGTGGGGCTGATAAGCCCTCCACCCCATCATGACATATATTCAATTGAAGATCTTGCTCAACTAATTCATGACTTGAAGGTATATCCCCAAGTTTCATGGTAATTTTGCTCGTGTGATTAGTTAATTTAGTTCTGGAGCATAGACTCTACTTGAAGGTAATAAGTATACCCGTTTCATTAGACGTGATTTTGCCTGATGTTTTTCTACAATTTGCAGAATGCAAATCCTGGTGCACGTATAAGTGTGAAGTTAGTTTCTGAAGCTGGTGTTGGGGTAATTGCTAGTGGTGTCGTAAAGGGTCACGCTGATCATGTCTTGATCTCGGGTCATGATGGAGGTACTGGGGCCTCAAGGTGGACTGGCATCAAGAGTGCAGGGCTCCCATGGGAACTTGGTCTGGCGGAGACCCACCAAACCTTAGTTGCGAATGACCTTCGTGGCCGAACTGTTCTTCAGACTGATGGCCAGCTGAAAACTGGAAGAGATGTTGCAATTGCTGCACTTCTTGGTGCCGAGGAGTTTGGTTTTAGCACTGCTCCCCTCATCACTCTTGGCTGCATTATGATGCGGAAGTGCCACAAAAACACTTGTCCAGTGGGGATCGCCACCCAAGATCCAGTTCTTCGAGAAAAGTTTGCTGGGGAACCAGAACATGTCATAAACTTTTTCTTTATGCTAGCAGAGGAAGTCAGGGAAATCATGTCTCAGCTCGGATTTCGAACGCTTAATGAAATGGTTGGTCGCTCAGATATGCTTGAACTCAATGAAGACTTGGTCAAGAACAATGAAAAGCTCAAGAACATTGATCTCTCTTTATTGCTTAGACCTGCTGCTGACATCCGGCCAGATGCTGCACAGTACTGCATACAGAAACAGGATCATAGTTTGGACATGGCTATGGATAACAAATTAATAGATCTGTCCAAAGCGggaattgaaaaatgtgttccgGTATATGTCGAAACTGGAATTTGCAACACAAATCGGGCTGTTGGAACCATGCTTAGCCATGAAGTAACAAAGCGCCACAGCATGGTGGGACTTCCAGCTGATACAATTCACATCAAATTCAATGGTAGTGCTGGCCAGAGTTTTGGTGCTTTTGTTTGCCCTGGCATCACATTGGAGCTGGAAGGTGACAGCAATGATTATGTGGGTAAGGGACTATCTGGTGGCAAGATCATTGTGTATCCTCCTAGAGAAAGCAGGTTTGATGCAAAGGAAAATATTGTTATTGGAAATGTGGCTTTATACGGGGCTACTGGTGGTGAAGCTTACTTTAATGGGATGGCTGCGGAAAGGTTTTGTGTGCGAAACTCAGGTGCCAAAGCAGTTGTGGAAGGTGTTGGTGATCATGGATGTGAATATATGACTGGTGGAACTGTTGTTGTGCTGGGGAAAACTGGAAGAAACTTTGCTGCTGGCATGAGTGGAGGAATTGCTTTTGTGCTTGATATGGATTCTAAGTTCCAATCTCATTGCAACTCTGAGTTGGTGGATCTTGATAAAGTAGAAAACGAAGATGATATTCTGACTCTGAAAATGATGATACAACAACATCAGCGCCACACCAACAGCAAGCTAGCGAAGGAGGTTCTTTCAAATTTCGATGATCTTTTGCCTAAATTTATCAAGGTCTTCCCTAGAGACTATAAACGGGTTCTTGCAAGCATGAAAGAAAAGGAGACTGCCAACATTGCTGCTGAAAGAACTGCAAGAGAAATTGAGGAGCAAGAAGAGGCAGAGTTGATGGGGAAAGATGCTTTTGAAGAGCTTAAAAAGTTTTCAGCTGGATCCTTGAACAAAAAAGCCAATCAGGTAAACTTTTCTGGGTAAATTACTTTTTGGGAATGATATTTGACCACCCCAATAAAGTTCTTGTGTAGTCtgattttttaagaaaaacgacAAGCATGTATAGAAGGCAAAGTACATAGTAAGGTTCTACAAGAAGCTTTTTGTAGAGGGAAAATATCATTTCCCAC contains:
- the LOC113759283 gene encoding glutamate synthase 1 [NADH], chloroplastic isoform X1; translated protein: MSVASGTVIPSKSGRGAVGLPSVTKPFANNQLNVVPLSRVVGIRSAAGRRSGCGLERSSKLFGARLPRALGSERSHLWQTDGPGRPPKLRVFQLRSALSQIPEKPLGLYDPSFDKDSCGVGFVAELSGESSRKTVTDAIEMLIRMSHRGACGCETNTGDGAGILVALPHDFYKEVAKEVGFELPPPREYAVGMLFLPTSESRREQSKIVFTKVAESLGHTVLGWRTVPTDNSGLGKSALQTEPVVEQVFLTPTPRSKADFEQQMYILRRVSMVAIRAALNLQHGGVRDFYICSLSSRTVVYKGQLKPAQLKEYYYADLGNERFTSYMALIHSRFSTNTFPSWDRAQPMRVLGHNGEINTLRGNVNWMKAREGLLKCKELGLSKTEMKKLLPIVDASSSDSGAFDGVLELLVRAGRSLPEAIMMMIPEAWQNDKNMDPQRKALYEYFSALMEPWDGPALISFTDGRYLGATLDRNGLRPGRFYLTHSGRVIMASEVGVVDIPPEDVSRKGRLNPGMMLLVDFEKHVVVDDEALKQQYSLARPYGEWLKRQKIELKDIVESVHESQRVSPAIAGVVPASKDDDSMENMGIHGLLAPLKAFGYTVEALEMLLLPMAKDGIEALGSMGNDAPLAVMSNREKLTFEYFKQMFAQVTNPPIDPIREKIVTSMECMIGPEGDLTETTEEQCHRLSLKGPLLSIEEMEAIKKMDYRGWRSKVIDITYSVGHGRKGLEETLDRICSEAHDAIKEGYTALVLSDRAFSPKRVAVSSLLAVGAVHHHLVKRLERTRVALIVESAEPREVHHFCTLVGFGADATCPYLAIEAIWRLQVDGKIPPKPTGQFHSKDELVKKYFNASNYGMMKVLAKMGISTLASYKGAQIFEAVGLSSEVMERCFTGTPSRVEGATFEALANDALELHELAFPSRVLPAGSAEAVALPNPGDYHWRKGGEIHLNDPLAIAKLQEAARSNSVAAYKEYSRRIQELNKSCNLRGLLKFKDEVMGVPLEEVEPASEIVKRFCTGAMSYGSISLEAHSTLAIAMNKIGGKSNTGEGGEQPSRMDPLPDGSMNPKRSAIKQVASGRFGVSSYYLTNADELQIKMAQGAKPGEGGELPGHKVIGDIAVTRNSTAGVGLISPPPHHDIYSIEDLAQLIHDLKNANPGARISVKLVSEAGVGVIASGVVKGHADHVLISGHDGGTGASRWTGIKSAGLPWELGLAETHQTLVANDLRGRTVLQTDGQLKTGRDVAIAALLGAEEFGFSTAPLITLGCIMMRKCHKNTCPVGIATQDPVLREKFAGEPEHVINFFFMLAEEVREIMSQLGFRTLNEMVGRSDMLELNEDLVKNNEKLKNIDLSLLLRPAADIRPDAAQYCIQKQDHSLDMAMDNKLIDLSKAGIEKCVPVYVETGICNTNRAVGTMLSHEVTKRHSMVGLPADTIHIKFNGSAGQSFGAFVCPGITLELEGDSNDYVGKGLSGGKIIVYPPRESRFDAKENIVIGNVALYGATGGEAYFNGMAAERFCVRNSGAKAVVEGVGDHGCEYMTGGTVVVLGKTGRNFAAGMSGGIAFVLDMDSKFQSHCNSELVDLDKVENEDDILTLKMMIQQHQRHTNSKLAKEVLSNFDDLLPKFIKVFPRDYKRVLASMKEKETANIAAERTAREIEEQEEAELMGKDAFEELKKFSAGSLNKKANQVERVISVKRPTCVADAEKNGGFVRYEREGISYRDPNKRIYDWKEVMEELKPGPLLTTQSARCMDCGTPFCHQENSGCPLGNKIPEFNELVYQNRWREALDRLLETNNFPEFTGRVCPAPCEGSCVLGIIENPVSIKSIECTIIDKAFEEGWMVPRPPQMRTGKRVAVVGSGPAGLAAADQLNRMGHAVTVFERADRIGGLMMYGVPNMKADKVDVVQRRVDLMEKEGINFVVNANVGKDPSFSLDRLREEHDAIVLAVGATKPRDLPVPGRELSGVHFAMEFLHANTKSLLDSNLEDGNFISAKGKKVVVIGGGDTGTDCIGTSIRHGCSGLINLELLPQPPQSRAPNNPWPQWPRVFRIDYGHQEAAAKFGKDPRSYEVLTKRFVGDENGVVKGLEIVRVQWEKDPSGKFQFKEVEGSEEMIEADLVLLAMGFLGPESTIADKLGLEKDNRSNLKADYGRFSTSVEGVFAAGDCRRGQSLVVWAISEGRQAAAQVDKYLMEDTTGLPIDGRRQEDFVKREQDSNRQTVRT
- the LOC113759283 gene encoding glutamate synthase [NADH], amyloplastic isoform X2 is translated as MILDARLDTLGELIHSRFSTNTFPSWDRAQPMRVLGHNGEINTLRGNVNWMKAREGLLKCKELGLSKTEMKKLLPIVDASSSDSGAFDGVLELLVRAGRSLPEAIMMMIPEAWQNDKNMDPQRKALYEYFSALMEPWDGPALISFTDGRYLGATLDRNGLRPGRFYLTHSGRVIMASEVGVVDIPPEDVSRKGRLNPGMMLLVDFEKHVVVDDEALKQQYSLARPYGEWLKRQKIELKDIVESVHESQRVSPAIAGVVPASKDDDSMENMGIHGLLAPLKAFGYTVEALEMLLLPMAKDGIEALGSMGNDAPLAVMSNREKLTFEYFKQMFAQVTNPPIDPIREKIVTSMECMIGPEGDLTETTEEQCHRLSLKGPLLSIEEMEAIKKMDYRGWRSKVIDITYSVGHGRKGLEETLDRICSEAHDAIKEGYTALVLSDRAFSPKRVAVSSLLAVGAVHHHLVKRLERTRVALIVESAEPREVHHFCTLVGFGADATCPYLAIEAIWRLQVDGKIPPKPTGQFHSKDELVKKYFNASNYGMMKVLAKMGISTLASYKGAQIFEAVGLSSEVMERCFTGTPSRVEGATFEALANDALELHELAFPSRVLPAGSAEAVALPNPGDYHWRKGGEIHLNDPLAIAKLQEAARSNSVAAYKEYSRRIQELNKSCNLRGLLKFKDEVMGVPLEEVEPASEIVKRFCTGAMSYGSISLEAHSTLAIAMNKIGGKSNTGEGGEQPSRMDPLPDGSMNPKRSAIKQVASGRFGVSSYYLTNADELQIKMAQGAKPGEGGELPGHKVIGDIAVTRNSTAGVGLISPPPHHDIYSIEDLAQLIHDLKNANPGARISVKLVSEAGVGVIASGVVKGHADHVLISGHDGGTGASRWTGIKSAGLPWELGLAETHQTLVANDLRGRTVLQTDGQLKTGRDVAIAALLGAEEFGFSTAPLITLGCIMMRKCHKNTCPVGIATQDPVLREKFAGEPEHVINFFFMLAEEVREIMSQLGFRTLNEMVGRSDMLELNEDLVKNNEKLKNIDLSLLLRPAADIRPDAAQYCIQKQDHSLDMAMDNKLIDLSKAGIEKCVPVYVETGICNTNRAVGTMLSHEVTKRHSMVGLPADTIHIKFNGSAGQSFGAFVCPGITLELEGDSNDYVGKGLSGGKIIVYPPRESRFDAKENIVIGNVALYGATGGEAYFNGMAAERFCVRNSGAKAVVEGVGDHGCEYMTGGTVVVLGKTGRNFAAGMSGGIAFVLDMDSKFQSHCNSELVDLDKVENEDDILTLKMMIQQHQRHTNSKLAKEVLSNFDDLLPKFIKVFPRDYKRVLASMKEKETANIAAERTAREIEEQEEAELMGKDAFEELKKFSAGSLNKKANQVERVISVKRPTCVADAEKNGGFVRYEREGISYRDPNKRIYDWKEVMEELKPGPLLTTQSARCMDCGTPFCHQENSGCPLGNKIPEFNELVYQNRWREALDRLLETNNFPEFTGRVCPAPCEGSCVLGIIENPVSIKSIECTIIDKAFEEGWMVPRPPQMRTGKRVAVVGSGPAGLAAADQLNRMGHAVTVFERADRIGGLMMYGVPNMKADKVDVVQRRVDLMEKEGINFVVNANVGKDPSFSLDRLREEHDAIVLAVGATKPRDLPVPGRELSGVHFAMEFLHANTKSLLDSNLEDGNFISAKGKKVVVIGGGDTGTDCIGTSIRHGCSGLINLELLPQPPQSRAPNNPWPQWPRVFRIDYGHQEAAAKFGKDPRSYEVLTKRFVGDENGVVKGLEIVRVQWEKDPSGKFQFKEVEGSEEMIEADLVLLAMGFLGPESTIADKLGLEKDNRSNLKADYGRFSTSVEGVFAAGDCRRGQSLVVWAISEGRQAAAQVDKYLMEDTTGLPIDGRRQEDFVKREQDSNRQTVRT